In Oryza sativa Japonica Group chromosome 11, ASM3414082v1, the following are encoded in one genomic region:
- the LOC4350638 gene encoding uncharacterized protein has product MSSSAATSTYAESVASCRAPAPATPRPPHAAVRRHLDFAAGDGGELDDDEVEDEDEDDFLFRAAEETERSHYEAQRRASAPPPPPSQPPAFFERPCICGRGGCDVEERELGRWAYVCPATPKCKYSVWCGEADICPNPQPAYMSHPKPNPHVFSSPCSPVVFNSPSNHLAGSTTPTPNNLQVFNGPRNPHVSNSPSNHLAGSTTPTPNNLQVFNAPGNLHVSNSPNNHRSGATTPVNANPPGSRSSDKQPICHCRAGKCKVETIKGQKYYVCCIQKGQGACPYQVPVNAFVEESPQAGNSVPLEDNRGNYSPVKVEANNDNGSINPDQPEYDEWPFDIVNNDVVCSGFLPTAEPTLRDGIVAGESPSTQHLSNATTEAKTPTKSPIMPPPHGSGSPFTPRSNPCYRCGEDGHWSRNCPKPASSPLNSPCYNCGKLGHWRGNCPGT; this is encoded by the exons atgagcagcagcgccgccacctccacctacGCGGAGAGCGTCGCGTCCTGccgcgctcccgctcccgccacCCCCAGGCCCCCCCACGCCGCCGTGAGGCGCCACCTcgacttcgccgccggcgacggcggtgagctGGATGACGACGAggtcgaggacgaggacgaggacgacttCCTCTTCCGCGCCGCGGAGGAGACGGAGCGGAGCCACTACGAGGCCCAGCGCCGCGCTTCCgcacctcccccgccgccgtctcAGCCCCCGGCTTTCTTCGAGAGGCCGTGCATctgcggccgcggcggctgcgATGTGGAGGAGAGGGAGCTCGGGCGGTGGGCCTACGTCTGCCCGGCGACTCCG AAATGCAAATATTCTGTTTGGTGTGGAGAAGCTGATATTTGTCCAAATCCACAGCCTGCTTATATGAGCCATCCTAAACCAAATCCTCATGTTTTTAGCAGCCCATGCAGTCCTGTTGTGTTCAACAGTCCTAGCAATCATTTAGCTGGTTCTACAACTCCTACACCGAACAATCTCCAAGTTTTTAATGGTCCAAGAAACCCTCATGTGTCCAACAGTCCTAGCAATCATTTAGCTGGTTCTACAACTCCTACACCAAACAATCTCCAAGTTTTTAATGCTCCAGGAAACCTTCATGTGTCCAACAGTCCAAACAATCATCGATCTGGTGCTACAACTCCAGTTAACGCTAATCCCCCTGGTTCTAGATCAAGTGATAAACAACCAATCTGCCATTGTAGGGCTGGAAAATGCAAAGTGGAGACAATAAAAGGGCAAAAGTACTATGTGTGTTGTATACAGAAG ggACAAGGTGCATGCCCTTACCAAGTGCCGGTCAATGCTTTTGTTGAAGAATCACCACAAGCTGGAAACAGCGTTCCATTGGAGGATAACCGTGGGAACTACAGTCCAGTTAAAGTGGAGGCGAACAATGACAACGGATCAATCAATCCTGATCAACCTGAATACGATGAGTGGCCATTTGACATCGTCAACAATGATGTTGTATGCAGTGGCTTCTTGCCAACTGCTGAGCCTACACTAAGAGATGGTATAGTTGCTGGGGAATCACCAAGTACGCAGCACCTGTCAAATGCTACGACTGAAGCGAAAACACCAACAAAATCGCCCATTATGCCGCCACCTCATGGTAGCGGGAGCCCCTTCACTCCTCGGTCGAACCCCTGCTACCGATGTGGTGAAGACGGGCACTGGTCCAGGAACTGCCCTAAGCCGGCTTCGAGCCCACTTAACTCTCCTTGCTACAACTGCGGCAAGCTTGGGCACTGGAGAGGTAATTGCCCTGGAACTTGA
- the LOC4350639 gene encoding nudix hydrolase 13, mitochondrial isoform X1 produces the protein MKKSWSCSWICPLEVIVQIRKLFFSSKEKMAPSSPPAMNMACARQGRLRQRYEGCYRLVSGCIPYMIKEDGENSSSSLQDDDHVLERLQVLMISTPKRSDLIFPKGGWEDDESIGEAACREAFEEAGVKGVLSGTPLGEWIFKSKSKQNSCGLQGACKGYMFALQVTELLESWPEQTTHGRRWVPVEEAYGLCRYDWMREALDKLKEQLLFAAGDDLRASPSPELDSSAGLYMVMPPVAEGAVALC, from the exons ATGAAGAAGAGTTGGAGTTGTTCTTGGATTTGTCCACTTGAG GTCATTGTTCAGATAAGGAAATTGTTCTTCTCGAGCAAGGAAAAgatggcgccgtcgtcgccaccggcgATGAACATGGCTTGTGCGAGACAGGGACGCCTCCGGCAGCGTTATGAAGGATGCTATCGCCTTGTCTCTGG ATGCATCCCTTACATGATCAAGGAGGATGGAGAAAACAGCAGCAGCTCCCTTCAAGATGATGATCATGTGCTGGAAAGGCTGCAAGTGCTCATGATCTCGACGCCGAAGCGAAGCGATCTCATCTTCCCAAAG GGTGGATGGGAGGACGACGAGAGCATCGGCGAAGCTGCCTGCAGAGAGGCCTTCGAGGAAGCAGGCGTCAAGGGCGTTCTAAGT GGGACACCACTGGGAGAATGGATCTTCAAGAGCAAGAGCAAGCAGAACAGCTGTGGCCTGCAAGGGGCCTGCAAGGGCTACATGTTTGCTCTCCAGGTGACAGAGTTGCTGGAGTCATGGCCTGAGCAGACCACCCATGGCAGGAGATGG GTGCCGGTTGAGGAGGCGTACGGCCTCTGCAGGTACGACTGGATGCGAGAAGCGCTGGACAAGCTCAAGGAGCAGCTCctgttcgccgccggcgatgacctccgcgcctcgccgtcgccggagctggACTCGTCGGCCGGCCTGTACATGGTGATGCCACCGGTGGCTGAAGGAGCTGTGGCATTGTGCTGA
- the LOC4350639 gene encoding nudix hydrolase 13, mitochondrial isoform X2, with amino-acid sequence MKKSWSCSWICPLEVIVQIRKLFFSSKEKMAPSSPPAMNMACARQGRLRQRYEGCYRLVSGCIPYMIKEDGENSSSSLQDDDHVLERLQVLMISTPKRSDLIFPKGGWEDDESIGEAACREAFEEAGVKGVLSGTPLGEWIFKSKSKQNSCGLQGACKGYMFALQVTELLESWPEQTTHGRRWNFRCRLRRRTASAGTTGCEKRWTSSRSSSCSPPAMTSAPRRRRSWTRRPACTW; translated from the exons ATGAAGAAGAGTTGGAGTTGTTCTTGGATTTGTCCACTTGAG GTCATTGTTCAGATAAGGAAATTGTTCTTCTCGAGCAAGGAAAAgatggcgccgtcgtcgccaccggcgATGAACATGGCTTGTGCGAGACAGGGACGCCTCCGGCAGCGTTATGAAGGATGCTATCGCCTTGTCTCTGG ATGCATCCCTTACATGATCAAGGAGGATGGAGAAAACAGCAGCAGCTCCCTTCAAGATGATGATCATGTGCTGGAAAGGCTGCAAGTGCTCATGATCTCGACGCCGAAGCGAAGCGATCTCATCTTCCCAAAG GGTGGATGGGAGGACGACGAGAGCATCGGCGAAGCTGCCTGCAGAGAGGCCTTCGAGGAAGCAGGCGTCAAGGGCGTTCTAAGT GGGACACCACTGGGAGAATGGATCTTCAAGAGCAAGAGCAAGCAGAACAGCTGTGGCCTGCAAGGGGCCTGCAAGGGCTACATGTTTGCTCTCCAGGTGACAGAGTTGCTGGAGTCATGGCCTGAGCAGACCACCCATGGCAGGAGATGG AATTTCAGGTGCCGGTTGAGGAGGCGTACGGCCTCTGCAGGTACGACTGGATGCGAGAAGCGCTGGACAAGCTCAAGGAGCAGCTCctgttcgccgccggcgatgacctccgcgcctcgccgtcgccggagctggACTCGTCGGCCGGCCTGTACATGGTGA
- the LOC4350640 gene encoding uncharacterized protein, translating into MDAPALPPPPRLVDYISSLQGLVRLGDLADLEPDKSVVVVVSGCYPLEDAPILFDDLSARETWCVIGMPELCILRARAISLLQRREDLRALVRDMGHDLLVCGTESGKVEGVLARALKLPAGMDAPPGISLDLVGDADEGRRFLRRDIARARLQLAALAGHTERHILRRLGRELALRASTGVVAPQELWPDIQEQRLRHAPPDSTSDAALYAEAAEEAAWVAPAGTPPDSDA; encoded by the coding sequence atggACGCCCCCGCGTtacctcctccccctcgcctGGTCGACTATATCTCCAGCCTCCAAGGCCTGGTGCGCCTGGGGGACCTCGCCGATCTCGAGCCGGACAAGTCCGTGGTAGTTGTTGTCTCCGGCTGTTACCCGCTCGAGGACGCACCTATACTGTTCGATGATTTGTCTGCGAGGGAGACCTGGTGCGTGATCGGGATGCCGGAGCTTTGTATCCTCCGGGCGCGTGCCATCAGTCTTTTGCAGCGGCGGGAAGATCTCAGAGCTCTCGTCCGGGACATGGGACATGACTTGCTGGTCTGCGGGACGGAGTCAGGCAAGGTCGAGGGAGTTCTCGCGAGGGCACTGAAGCTTCCAGCAGGCATGGATGCACCGCCCGGGATCAGCCTCGATCTGGTGGGAGACGCTGACGAGGGACGGCGCTTCCTCCGCCGCGACATTGCCCGCGCGCGTCTGCAGCTCGCCGCGCTCGCGGGCCACACCGAGCGGCACATCCTGAGGCGGCTCGGGAGGGAGCTCGCACTGCGGGCGAGCACCGGAGTCGTGGCTCCGCAGGAGCTGTGGCCAGACATCCAGGAGCAGAGGCTTCGCCACGCGCCACCTGACTCCACATCTGATGCGGCGTTGTATGCAGAGGCTGCAGAGGAAGCTGCTTGGGTCGCTCCTGCGGGCACTCCTCCCGACAGCGATGCCTAG